The Balaenoptera musculus isolate JJ_BM4_2016_0621 chromosome 5, mBalMus1.pri.v3, whole genome shotgun sequence region ATAACTCACTGTTTTTTTAACTGCAAGTTGAGACTCATTAGTGGTTTGTGAGATCAATTTTGTGGGTGgcaaacaaaactttttttaaatgaactataaaaaaataaaatagaaaatactgggGGGAATCACtgaaaaaacatttactgagggtGTTAGACTAGTACTGAGCTGTAGAAAAtaagcatagggcttccctggtggcgcagtggttaagaatccgcctgccaatgcaggggacatgggttcgagccctggtccaggaagattccacatgccgtggagcaactaagcccgtgcaccacaactactgagcctgcgctctagagcccgcaagccacaactactgaagcccacacgcctagagcccgtgctccgcaacaagaggagccaccgcaatgagaagcccgcgcaccgcaatgaagagtagcccccgctcgccgcaactagagaaagcccacgcagcaatgaagacccaatgcagccaaaaataaataaattaaataaataaatttaaaaaaaaaacctcctttttaaatgctttttaaatacaTGGAATTTACATGTTAATAAATTGTTAGTTATGGGTAAAATTCCCAGGGCATATCAATAGTGATAAAATTTATATCAAGATTACATATTTTAACAATGTGGGAGTTTATCTCATCCTAACTTCTTCTAGATGATGGTTTATTTAAATCAGTGCTAGGAAGACTAGTTTTATACTTCTCAGAAAATTACTCAAAGTTTAGACTGATACTCAAATATGAAGGAGGGGTTCTACCGACTAAAGGTCCATGAATAAGTTTGTGTCCCTACATCCCTAAAATTTCTGCGAATATGTATCTGTATGTTTGAATACGACTTTTCTGGATAAAAGACCACATAATTTCCAGCAGATTATGAGACAGGTTTATAATCCCCACAAAAGGTTAATAACCACTACTTTAAGGTAAAGACctaaaataaactgaatttaCATGGATCAACAAAAGTCCTTAAATTACACAAGCAAATGCAAAAACAAGTAAGTACCTTTCCTTTAAGTAAGACACAGTCTTTGCAAAGTGCTCAGCTCCTCCATCAGGCATATCTAGAAACAAAAGAGTCCACTGCTTAAGATGATGTCATAACTTAATAAGAGCCAATTTCTGGAAGAGGTAATGATGATGCACTAACCATCTCGATCCACAGACGTCAGGACTACATAATCCAGACCCCACTCTGCAATTGCCTTTGCAGTATTGTAGGGCTCATTGGCATCCAGTGGAGGTGGATTTCTCGCAGTCTTAACAGAACAAAATCTACAACCTCTTGTACATGTGTCACCCATCAACTAGAATAGAAATGTTACAATTTAAATCAAATAAACAGATGACTTAGAGAATGTAATGTTAAGGGAATAAAACTGCAATGAATGTATAAACTTTGattctgtttttaagaaatttaaaacattcaaagctaaacaatacagttaaggaatacaaacatacatggtaaaactgaagaaaaggaaaggcaagGGATAAAACCAGAGATTTCCATCATGGAGTATTCAGAATCACTCCTTCCTTCAAGAATTGACATTGCATAACTTAGATAAGCTCTCTGGTTGGCTCTGTATTATTCCAGAAGGAGCTCTATCTCATAAGAATCCCCAGCTCCTCATCTAAATAGTCTCTTGCTGATATAACTCAACAGTTTATCAGACATTCCCCAGACAAGTATGGACTTTCAGTTgcacataatttatatttaaccCAATACTTCAATCTGCAAACTCCTCTGTATAAATAATATGGTAGATTGCATTGTTAATCCTATTTCTTACTCCATCATATTAAGATTATACATCTCACCCACTGCCATGCAACTTGCAGGGCCCGCCTACTTGGGGAGGAAGTTATGTCTCTACTCCCACTCATGCTTGGCTTGGCCATGTGGCTTATTTTGGCCAACAGAATGATAGCAGCCATGACGAAGCAGAAGCCTCAAATGTGCATGGATGGTTGGCTTGCCCTCTTGTGCTCCTTCCAACCTCCATGAAAAGAATATGCCTTGGAGAGCCACCGGTCCATGAATAAAGCTCTCTAGAGCAGACCTGAACCCAACCTACTTCCTGGAGTCCAGCTTAGCCCAGTTAGGAACAGATGAACGTGGGCCAACTGAAAGTCCCATGAGGGAGAAAAATATATGCTTATTATTTAAGGGGCAAAGTGAATAACAAGTTAAGTGATCATGAAGAACATTTCCAAAAATTACTAGAAGAGATATCTCAAGGCAGTGCATGATTAACCATCAGGTagatggaagaatcaataatagACTTATTCAGAGAAGGGTGAGATCATAACAGGCTGGATTattctgttgggttttttcccACATTTCTCATAAACTCATATGTAACAAGAAATCTGATCAGAGATTCATAATGTACATTTGTAGGAGAAAGACACAAAACATTTCCTTTCAGTCTCTAGACTTTAGAATTTGAGGCTGGCCTTACCATGAttgtggcagtggcagtggcatGTTCTCCGCCTCCCCAACACTCTCCAATATTGGGACATCGAGCTTCCTCACACACCTGTGGGTAAAAGGGAACTGAATACAGTCAGGTTGAAAATACTTACCAATTGAGCAAATTAGTCATCAGGCATGTTTATACTATCCATTCTTCACAGCATATTTATGAAGAAATTCACTATTCAAAAATGCTGTTAAAACTGTCGAAGTATATAGATATTaggattccatttttaaattaaaaactatatggacttccctggtggcgcagtggttaagaatccgcctgccaatgcgggggacacgggtttgagccctggtccgggaagatcccacatgccgcagagcaactaagcccgtgcgccacaactactgagcccaggcgcctagagccccgAACCccgccactgcaatgagaagcccgtgcaccgcaacgaagagtagcccctgctcgccacaagtagagaaagcccacacgtagaaatggagacccaatgcagccaaaaataaataaataaataaataaattttaaaaaaacaaaacaaaaaaaaaccctatatgaatgtatatattttacatgtgcAAATAAAAAGGTCTGCAAGGGTATATGTTGAACAGTTAAAGTGGTGTAACAGTTAAACATTTGAGATTGCATATAGGATGCTTCACATTTAATATACCCTTTCCAACAAGCATGTACTTAATTTGTaatataaaacacacaaaaaccctCATTCCCAaaattgcagaaaaaaaatttttttgtttgtactATTAAATGAGAGGTTAAAGAATAcaattactttttgtttcttttgcagggaaaataatctttaaatgtATTTCCATTACTGAGAGTAATGTATCACTAAACATCTTTATTTACTttccttgctatttttttttccttgctatttTTGATacgtattttattaatttttaagttacaGATATATGGAAAAATTACGGCTTCTGGTAAAGAGGGATATTTAACCCTCTGATAACTTACTGTATGAAGATTTAAATTCCGCaaagtatttttcagtttattgtAATTTTTCCCCATGGGAATCTCTGTCTTTAGCCATGGAGGTAGTCTTAACCTGAGGAAAGCCAAATATAACTATACATTAACAAGTATGTTCCCAAATAATCACACAGCTTTGAAGTTACTCTGCACTATTACAATTCCTAGTTAGGAATTTTCCCCCCATAATCCTGGATTAACTCTTTTAATTTCTGCCATGGGAGTAATAACAGAGAATGAAATATAGATTTGCTcaaaccactttagaaaacaccTATAACTGTGTCTAGCAGGGCACTGTGCTCATGTCTACTTTTGCAAAGGCACAGAGTAACACCatcccaataaaaaaatgaagaagcttTTGAACATCTCATTCCCTAAAAAACAATACTGACAAAAAGTTCTATATTTGTTCAGATTAAGGAGAGATCCCACAAGTGAACTTTCTGCTCTACATTCTAGATTTTGATagttattaagtggaaaaaaatctaaaatttggAGTGAAGACTACATTTCCTCAGGTTCCCTTTGACTTCCACCCACTTGTGATCTAGAAGTTGCTAGGTAAAGTATCTCCCAATACAATTTGCTCTCTGCACTAAATTCCCTTACAATTCTTTTAAACTAAGATCATATGTACATTGACTAGGCAAAGCAACAAGTTAGATCACCGACACccagtaataatgaaaaacttattAAAGTGTAATAGACTAGTAACAAGGTGATTATCTTTGCTCTGTGAAGAAATTTGTTGCTGGATGGAAAATGGGAGATGGTGGTGTAAGATGGCTAAGTCCTAGGAAGGGTGAAGAAAAACTGTCagagggcagagagaaaagaaatagattccAACAATCTCACCTAGTCACCTATTCTATCTATGTTTGTTATCACTTCTTTCTAATGATTTTTAGCTAAATTTAACAAGCTGATTAAAAATATACCCTAGGGCTTGGTTATATCTGAAAATGATGCACTATGAAGAAATGGGACattaaaattacctcaaaatttcAATTACCTTTCTCCTTTCTGGCGTTTTAAGTCTCCTTTATATTCGTCCCAGGTGCTCTTGTCTGCTAGATCACCAGATACAAAATCTTGAAGGTCTGGTCCATTctgtaaaaatttcttttttttatctggCAAGGAACTTACTTCTCTGACTGGACTGCATAAATATCTTCCAAATACCTAAACAAAGGGTTCATTATGACATTTATTTAGTGGGGTTTGGAATAACTAAGTTTTGACCTATTTTAATACCTAAAAGGAAGGGTAAAGCCCAGAGAACTGATTCAGAAATTATGTCAAACTATTTACAAGCTCTGTGTAGGAGCTGAGAATCTAAGATTAAGGAGGACCCAAGGGGAACAAACCAAACCTAAAGGAGAACGGGAGCTGACCATTTCCTGCTGGATTTAGAATAGATTTGGAAACCACTGGAACTGGCTAACATGCCACACTTTTCATGTAACCCATTTAGGTACTAAAAGTCTGTTTTTCAAGTTTAAATTGCAATAAGGGAGAAGACACTACAGCTTTGAATTTTCTATTCCTGACTTGAGTCAAGGACGTTTAAATGAAATTTGAAGTAAATCTCTCTGCTTTGGACTTTGGATAAGCATACGTGTTAAAACGTAGAGGTAGTGCTCAACTAGTTTCACAGAACTTGAAGAAGGGAAACCAAACctaatgtattaattttctaggTTACATTCTGTGTTTAAAGAAGGAAGTCActcaatatgtatttgttgaCCATAAGAAGCCATTGGCTTCTAGATCTGAACACACACGGACAAGACAGCCAAAACACTATAAAATTCAAGAGTCAGTACTTATAAAGCAAAAGAAccttcaagaattaaaaaaaaaaaaatacagtgcctATTAATGCTGCACGATTGCTATTGTACTTGCCCAGGTCTCCCGCTCGAGTCTAGAGCATAGATTTGGGTTCTAATTGCCCAAACCGGTGTCTAGTACACAAGAAGAGCTCAACACACAGTAGGAATCTGGAGTGCTCACCGCAGTGCTCATATAACGCTCCAATAAATACAGAGTACAAATCACTGATACGCAGAAAAAAAGCTCTCAGCGCCAGCCAGAGAGACCTACAAACAAACCAGTACCAGAGACTTAACCTCGTGGGGGTGTcggaagaattaaatgagataccacaagaaaaatgtttagaacagtacctggctcGAAGTAAACACTCAGTAAGTGCTGGCATTATTGGGCGCTCTAAAGGGATgggagcccccccaccccacgcccgCACCCTGCTCGCCCCGCAGCTCACCCGGGGGCCCACGGTGCGGACCGCGCCCCCGCAGCGTAGAGAcatccctctcttttttttcctagcagGGCCGAGCGATCACTAATTCCCGGgaaaacaaagatggaaaaaCCGTCACTCGATTTATGACCAACAACCTGAGCCACACCTGACCCTGTGGAACCTGCCCTGCTCCGCGATTGGCTGCCTTAGCCTAGTCGCGTCGCGCGCTTATGACGCCATACGCAGGACTCTTACGGACTATAAGAACGTGATGACGAAAGACGCTCTCTCTTTGCCGCATCTACTGCGAGGTGAGGTTGGTTACTGTAGTCGGTGGGCCTTGGGAATCTGAAGCCATCGGTTCAGGGAAAGCCAGCGGCGCGAGTCTGGCCCTCAGAAACCCTATCTTGGTTGTCTCCCCACGCAGCGAACGCCGTATGAATTTGGTGGCGATGGGATTCGAGCCCTGTGCTGGGCTTTTAGGCCTACCCCCACTCCTCAGCCTTGCCGGGATGGCGCCGGCTTGATGGGAGTCCCAGGGTTGCGCTGAGCGGGAGTTGGCCCGTTGGGCTTATAACACCCGCCGAGGAGCTGCTCCTTCCAGGCCAGGGCGTAGTGGGGGCCGCTCTCCGTGCTGGTCCTCCCGTATCCTTCCCGGGATTTTTGTCTGCGGTCTCCGGTAGGAGTGGAGCTGCGTGCATCGTAGTTTGGTCGAAAACAGGTCCTCTGCGGCCTTCTTACCCCAAGCGTTTGTGTTTCAGAATGAAGACCATTCTCAGCAATCAGACTGTCGACATTCCAGAAAATGGTACGAGACCTggtgtttgcatttttcttacaTCTTTACTACATGCCCTATACCTTGTTGCGAGGCCTCACGAATACGTTCTCTCCTAGTCGACATTACTCTGAAGGGACGCACAGTTATTGTGAAGGGCCCCAGAGGCACCCTGCGGAGGGACTTCAATCATATCAATGTAGAACTCAGTCTccttgggaagaaaaagaagagggtgagtttttgtttctgttttttttgacACTTCAGTTGCTTGTTTGGAAGGTTGTGATTTAAGAGCATCAGAttaggttgtttttaaaattatggaattGAGGTTCAGTGTTTTAAGTTGAAGTTTGGTGTCCAGAAGCGTTAACTAGTTTTGGTGTTGTTGCTTCAGTGAAATTGGAAAACCAGATTCTGAACAGAGTGGATTATAAAGATCAGTACTAGTAGTTGTCATTCGTATCAGGTCTTAATGCTGTTACAagctaagtttatttttcttctgattgtttGTAAGAATCTTAGGAATGCAGCAGTAGGTCTTTTAAAACCTGGTATTTTAGTTTTCAAGGAGTGAAGTTTGATGCAGCTTGTACAAAACTTGTGTTCTGGGTTGTCATTCCTTTGTGAAGTAGTAGTGTACCTGTAATGTACAGTAACAAATGTTAACTGAGGGCTTTGTGGTttaatttttccttgaaaaacGTGTGTTTTAATTTGGGCAAATACTAGAATCTAGAGTACTTACTGTGAATAAATGGACTTTTTTCCAAGCCTACTTACTACTGGAAagaattttctaaagtttttgttCTGTTACAGCTCCGGGTTGACAAATGGTGGGGGAATAGGAAGGAACTGGCCACTGTTCGCACTATCTGTAGTCATGTACAGAACATGATCAAGGGCGTTACACTGGTAAGCAGGTTAACCAGACTACTTTGTTTTGGAAGGGGAGGTTTCTCAGCTGTGATTTATGTATGCGACATAAATGTCTGCTGCAGAGAATAGATTATGCATGTAATTTAGTGA contains the following coding sequences:
- the LIAS gene encoding lipoyl synthase, mitochondrial isoform X1 — encoded protein: MSLRCGGAVRTVGPRVFGRYLCSPVREVSSLPDKKKKFLQNGPDLQDFVSGDLADKSTWDEYKGDLKRQKGERLRLPPWLKTEIPMGKNYNKLKNTLRNLNLHTVCEEARCPNIGECWGGGEHATATATIMLMGDTCTRGCRFCSVKTARNPPPLDANEPYNTAKAIAEWGLDYVVLTSVDRDDMPDGGAEHFAKTVSYLKERNPKILVECLTPDFRGDLKAIEKVALSGLDVYAHNVETVPELQRKVRDPRANFDQSLRVLKHAKEVRPDVISKTSIMLGLGENDEQVYAMMKVLREADVDCLTLGQYMQPTKRHLKVEEYITPEKFKYWEKVGNELGFHYTASGPLVRSSYKAGEFFLKNLVAKRKTKAL
- the LIAS gene encoding lipoyl synthase, mitochondrial isoform X2; translated protein: MSLRCGGAVRTVGPRVFGRYLCSPVREVSSLPDKKKKFLQNGPDLQDFVSGDLADKSTWDEYKGDLKRQKGERLRLPPWLKTEIPMGKNYNKLKNTLRNLNLHTVCEEARCPNIGECWGGGEHATATATIMLMGDTCTRGCRFCSVKTARNPPPLDANEPYNTAKAIAEWGLDYVVLTSVDRDDMPDGGAEHFAKTVSYLKERNPKILVECLTPDFRGDLKAIEKVALSGLDVYAHNVETVPELQRKVRDPRANFDQSLRVLKHAKEVRPDVISKTSIMLGLVLREADVDCLTLGQYMQPTKRHLKVEEYITPEKFKYWEKVGNELGFHYTASGPLVRSSYKAGEFFLKNLVAKRKTKAL